From a single Maylandia zebra isolate NMK-2024a linkage group LG3, Mzebra_GT3a, whole genome shotgun sequence genomic region:
- the LOC143414097 gene encoding uncharacterized protein LOC143414097, with amino-acid sequence MPRKQKKSQAAKQRWKKFHEFHEVPTCEQAECDFPQSSAEDFVSAKTNADGVKQAGQHVPAHVPQVSYADAVKIGLQHEFNDHQVNHRDQPEVSSAPQVGYADIVKRGRHSDVAGPSHAERVNFENQPSVTHICASHSQAHPKYGDSRNKQCTCNSLTFLAFLHENDNMTTADLNLVLDKGDVMYKEAKKRFPKNIHLATDELPDKVDARWSMYDVDMTQPSRYGTFEEPPEEAVDTFLSLEAGLSCLLSDVQYALLIMSGLCIAVFRSTSGKYGFFDPHSRTPSGLPLLLQSRNRGTAVMLKFTLLSDMIKRIQDSYEMMEISPSCNYELKPVQFYSMSTVNLSDTITDTVCRPTAATAVAPTHSDTTVDEANSSSPRRNTTTDLTEISPMSVCTPLEKQQEVRMTQFTSHEAPQNEFTFITTKELSSDFNFLPSNDVFSCQSRTAIKNGANCDLSDTVIQKIYKLTKVNKQQRRKMKRRLMASDKPRNQRKENQKRKERQKYASNKDYKEKKKSSTSEAYKNNPEVRQKHQQYIKRRYCENDEFRKKQQQYIKRRYSELSDLNILERHLIAKCIPFAKIIPLPKGRQRAIRGNVVCVPSEVISCFRL; translated from the exons ATgccaaggaagcagaaaaagtcacaagctgcaaaacaacgctGGAAGAAGTTCCATGAGTTTCATGAAgtaccaacatgtgaacaagctgagtgtgattttcctcagagctctgcagaagaCTTTGTGTCTGCAAAGACCAATGCTGATGGTGTCAAACAGGCAGGTCAACATGTTCCTGCACATGTACCACAGGTATCCTATGCAGATGCTGTAAAGATTGGATTGCAGCATGAATTTAATGATCATCAGGTAAACCATAGAGACCAACCTGAGGTGTCAAGTGCCCCACAGGTGGGTTATGCTGATATTGTAAAAAGAGGCCGTCAcagtgatgtggcaggaccatctCATGCAGAAAGAGTGAACTTTGAAAACCAGCCCTCTGTTACACATATCTGTGCATCTCACAGCCAGGCTCATCCCAAATatggagactccagaaacaagcagtgcacatgtaactcactcacatttcttgctttccttcatgagaatgataacatgactacagctgaccttaatctggtcttggataaaggtgatgtgatgtacaaagaggccaagaaaagatttcctaaaaatattcatttggcaACCGATGAGCTGCCAGACAAAGTTGATGCTCGCTGGTCTATGTATGATGTCGACATGACACAGCCTTCCCGGTATGGGACATTTGAAGAACCTCCAGAGGAAGCAGTAGATACCTTTCTCAGCTTAGAAGCAGGACTGAGCTGCCTGTTGTCAGATGTGCAGTATGCCTTATTGATTATGAGTGGATTGTGTATCGCAGTGTTCAGATCCACATCAGGCAAATATGGTTTCTTTGATCCACACTCCAGAACACCCAGTGGTCTTCCTCTACTACTACAGTCACGTAATCGTGGTACAGCAGTGATGCTGAAATTCACACTCCTCAGTGACATGATTAAGAGGATCCAAGATTCTTATGAAATGATGGAGATATCACCCTCTTGTAactatgaactgaagcctgtgcagttctacagtatgagcacagtcaacctgagtgatactatcacagacacagtctgcagaccaacagctgccactgctgtggcaCCTACTCACTCTGATACAACTGTTGATGAAGCAAACTCCTCTTCTCCAAGGAGAAACACAACCACTGATCTTACTGAGATCTCTCCAATGTCTGTTTGTACACCACTGGAGAAACAACAAGAAGTCCGTATGACTCAGTTCACATCACACGAAGCTCCTCAAAATGAATTTACTTTTATAACTACCAAAGAACTATCGAGTGACTTTAATTTCCTTCCATCAAATGATGTTTTTTCCTGTCAGTCAAGGACTGCAATAAAAAATGGTGCTAACTGTGATCTTTCTGATACAGTTATACAAAAAATCTATAAACTGACAAAAGTTAATAAACAGCAAAGGcgcaaaatgaaaagaagattaatggcATCAGACAAACcaagaaatcagagaaaagaaaaccaaaaaaggaaagaacgacAAAAGTACGCTTCAAATAAagattacaaagaaaagaagaaatcttCTACAAGCGAGGcatataaaaacaatcctgaagTTAGACAGAAACatcaacaatatattaaaagacgctactgtgagaacgatgaattcagaaagaaacaacaacaatatattaaaagacgctact CTGAACTTTCTGATCTCAACATACTGGAGAGACATCTCA